The proteins below are encoded in one region of Patescibacteria group bacterium:
- a CDS encoding GreA/GreB family elongation factor: protein MENIMFRETLMLLQKEHASLMKELERVSGQVGRSYETGGGWHDNPDWLNLLRQQKSRMQNLATVRQFLHDPKFIEDLPPESGVLPTVRPGMCAKTLDIDTQEMDVYGIVGAADLVFNPRYRESKGREICFASVDSPLAQQLLGKTMGEMVTLMLPRKVLSVMILSVFPIVDHTEETEDEP from the coding sequence ATGGAAAACATAATGTTTCGAGAAACGCTTATGCTCCTTCAAAAAGAACACGCAAGTCTAATGAAGGAGTTAGAGCGAGTATCGGGACAGGTTGGGAGATCGTACGAGACTGGTGGTGGTTGGCACGACAATCCTGATTGGTTGAACCTGCTGCGGCAGCAAAAGAGCCGGATGCAGAACCTGGCAACGGTTCGGCAATTTCTGCACGATCCTAAGTTCATCGAAGACCTGCCGCCCGAAAGCGGAGTTCTTCCAACAGTCAGGCCAGGAATGTGCGCCAAAACGCTGGACATCGACACTCAAGAGATGGATGTTTACGGGATCGTAGGAGCCGCCGATCTGGTTTTTAACCCACGCTATCGGGAATCTAAAGGAAGAGAGATTTGTTTTGCCTCGGTTGATTCTCCGTTGGCTCAACAACTGTTAGGCAAAACAATGGGCGAGATGGTGACGCTAATGTTGCCGAGAAAAGTCCTAAGCGTGATGATCCTGAGCGTTTTCCCAATAGTGGACCACACAGAGGAAACAGAAGATGAGCCATAG
- a CDS encoding NUDIX hydrolase, with protein MEKYNFQYCQKTVVFSKDMTSVLLCKRKGENDYDGVYSFIGGKMETPDKSFIAGLQREKNEEVGGGFKIEIYPIFTINHIYLKKSGDSMILPHFYARHIEGEIILSDEYSEYQWVAINKLTQFEPKISTIPDVVNKLLELKKIIKNEDLIVI; from the coding sequence ATGGAAAAATATAATTTTCAATATTGCCAGAAAACAGTAGTCTTCTCCAAGGATATGACAAGTGTTTTACTATGCAAGAGAAAGGGAGAGAATGATTATGATGGGGTATACTCTTTTATAGGCGGTAAAATGGAAACTCCAGATAAATCTTTTATCGCCGGTTTGCAAAGGGAAAAAAACGAAGAGGTCGGAGGAGGATTTAAAATAGAAATTTATCCCATTTTCACGATTAATCATATTTACTTAAAGAAAAGCGGTGATTCTATGATTTTGCCACATTTTTATGCCCGCCATATTGAAGGAGAAATTATATTAAGCGATGAATATAGTGAATATCAATGGGTAGCGATTAATAAATTGACTCAATTCGAGCCAAAAATTTCCACCATTCCTGATGTTGTTAATAAATTATTAGAATTAAAAAAAATAATTAAAAATGAAGATTTGATCGTTATTTGA
- a CDS encoding ribonucleotide reductase N-terminal alpha domain-containing protein, with product MANGGATPKYKKLNTLFYNNFINQMTLEHFEASNPKHSEETEGFISEEALYKFGIAEKGENILRIFQRVVDAVAEVETIYSDQERVDRFKAQIFQLLKDKKFIPSTPILMNAGRMKNEPLSACIVPSVDLGGDLSRVKRVVDNLHNSGMGTGFNFDDIEDPTPIIEYLNNIAIEGQASDKQLRPVGNMGSLAITHPRITDFIQIKNAHKNRPWIFNFSVNVDEDSAHKIKNGEPIISKDGRTVSSTEIIDQMARSIYTSGEPGLSFVDRLNRDNQVPSAGAYKSLAPCGEVGLAEGETCQFSYINLGQFVNDGSIDYDGLKQAIELVVRFLDDTVEYNISRYESDASRDIAKKKRKIGLGVCGFADLLAKLKIDYASPEAIELARNIFSFINYISKKTSSELALERGAFGDFEKSRYVGDDSIIRRYSRQETETVSRDSWLALDAEIREHGIRNCATVSLPPTGRSCLIIKASQSIEPFFRDMLRISPKDQLLIISAIQEFVDESISKTVNVSEDTTVDEIKNILLMAIDLNLKGITIYRDKSRNGQPIKIQ from the coding sequence TTGGCGAATGGCGGAGCCACCCCAAAATATAAAAAATTAAATACTTTATTTTATAATAATTTCATTAACCAAATGACACTAGAACACTTTGAAGCAAGTAATCCAAAACATTCAGAAGAAACAGAAGGATTTATTAGCGAAGAGGCTTTGTATAAATTCGGTATTGCCGAAAAAGGCGAAAATATTTTGAGAATTTTCCAGCGAGTGGTAGATGCCGTGGCAGAAGTCGAAACGATTTATTCGGATCAGGAGCGCGTCGATCGGTTTAAGGCCCAAATCTTTCAGCTTTTAAAAGACAAAAAATTTATTCCCAGCACGCCTATTTTAATGAATGCTGGAAGAATGAAAAACGAGCCGTTATCGGCTTGCATTGTTCCGTCAGTTGACCTTGGGGGCGATTTATCTAGGGTTAAAAGGGTTGTAGACAATTTACATAATAGTGGAATGGGTACGGGTTTTAATTTTGATGATATTGAGGATCCAACTCCAATTATTGAATATTTAAATAATATAGCAATCGAAGGACAGGCAAGTGATAAGCAGCTTAGACCAGTTGGGAATATGGGGTCCTTAGCTATTACTCATCCAAGAATAACCGATTTTATTCAGATTAAGAATGCTCATAAAAATCGTCCTTGGATATTTAATTTTTCAGTGAATGTTGACGAGGACAGCGCTCATAAAATTAAAAACGGCGAACCAATTATTTCAAAGGATGGCCGCACCGTTTCTTCAACGGAGATAATAGATCAGATGGCAAGATCTATATATACTAGCGGTGAGCCAGGATTGTCTTTTGTTGATCGATTGAATAGGGATAATCAGGTGCCAAGTGCCGGAGCATATAAATCACTAGCACCATGCGGAGAAGTAGGCTTGGCCGAAGGAGAAACATGCCAGTTTTCCTATATTAATCTTGGTCAATTTGTTAATGATGGTTCAATTGATTATGATGGACTAAAACAAGCGATTGAATTGGTGGTGAGATTCCTTGACGATACTGTTGAATATAATATTTCACGATATGAAAGTGATGCAAGTAGGGACATAGCAAAGAAAAAAAGGAAAATTGGCCTCGGGGTTTGCGGCTTTGCAGATTTATTAGCCAAGTTAAAAATTGATTATGCTAGTCCTGAGGCTATAGAGTTGGCTAGAAATATTTTTAGTTTTATAAATTATATTTCAAAAAAAACATCATCAGAATTAGCTTTAGAGCGCGGGGCTTTTGGTGATTTTGAAAAATCCAGGTATGTCGGAGATGATAGTATTATTAGAAGATATTCTCGTCAAGAAACCGAAACTGTTTCTAGAGACAGTTGGTTGGCTCTTGATGCAGAGATTAGGGAGCACGGGATTAGAAATTGCGCCACTGTTTCTTTGCCTCCTACCGGCCGGTCGTGCCTTATTATCAAGGCTTCTCAATCCATAGAACCATTCTTTCGTGACATGTTAAGGATCTCACCGAAGGATCAGTTGTTAATAATATCAGCCATACAGGAATTTGTAGATGAATCAATTTCTAAAACCGTGAATGTTTCCGAAGATACCACGGTAGATGAAATAAAAAATATTTTATTAATGGCCATTGATTTAAATTTAAAAGGTATTACGATCTATAGAGATAAGTCTCGAAACGGGCAACCAATAAAAATTCAATAA
- a CDS encoding HAD-IC family P-type ATPase has protein sequence MSSILKELNSKIIWHAISINEVIKHFYSDLKNGLSMDQVEINQKKFGKNKLPQEKPLSQLIIFLEQLKSPLIYILLLAGIITLLLKEYTDSGVIFFAVFINTFVGYIQESKSSKALRKLKNVLSIKTIVLRDGREKEVLAEELVPGDIVLLRPGDKVPADGRLIDVNNLKVNESTLTGEWLSASKDNKILEEGISLADRDNMVYMGTVVEDGRAKFIVTSSGIKTEIGKITSLVRGAKEDATPYQKKLANFSKIIGLIILLICFAVFIEGILVGRNFFEIFVTAVAVAVASIPEGLPVAMTVILAIGMQKIFKKNGLVRKLSAAETLGSTSIIATDKTGTLTEGKMSVAGVYTYAESSPEDESLVIKIAILCSESFIENPEDKPENWKITGMSTEKSIILEGAKYDFIKNKLEELEPQIDQISFSSEYKYSTTLRKSSTNNNENIIYMKGAPEVILEKSKYLYSKNKKIEINRELRDFLNKKYEKLTTDGYRVLGTAYKNIQSQHLNPDESLHDLIFAGFIFLEDPVRKSAKQAIQKCYQAGMRAIIVTGDHKLTAKSVANKLGLNIKDKNILEGRDLDKMSEEKFNSRFKDIDIYARVEPKHKLRIIKAWQAVGEVVAMTGDGINDTPALKQANIGVALGSGTEVAKEVSDMVLLTDDFSVIVSAVEEGRSILDNIRKVITYLLSDSSTEIVLIGVSIMLGLPLPVTAVQILWINLLEDGLPNIALAFEPKEKDLMKQKPQSKNTPLLTKEMKIIIFVIGLLTDFILLGLFFWLWNNNHNIEYVRTIIFASLAVDSMLYVFCCKSLRKNLWNINLLNNKFLVGAWFLSILGLLLAVYLPFLNRLLGTVALPASPWIIIGGLGLINVLLIEIVKYYFIVKHKKTYKLV, from the coding sequence ATGAGCAGTATATTAAAAGAATTAAATAGTAAAATTATTTGGCACGCCATTTCTATAAATGAAGTAATAAAACACTTTTATTCTGATTTGAAAAATGGTTTATCGATGGATCAAGTAGAGATTAACCAAAAAAAATTTGGTAAGAACAAACTTCCTCAAGAAAAACCACTATCTCAGTTGATAATTTTTTTAGAGCAATTGAAGAGCCCCTTAATTTACATCCTACTATTAGCCGGAATAATAACTTTATTATTGAAAGAATATACTGATTCCGGGGTGATTTTTTTCGCTGTATTTATAAATACATTTGTGGGTTATATACAGGAAAGCAAGTCGTCAAAAGCTCTTAGAAAACTAAAAAATGTTTTAAGTATAAAGACCATTGTTTTAAGAGATGGAAGAGAGAAAGAGGTTTTAGCAGAAGAACTTGTTCCTGGGGATATCGTTTTATTAAGGCCCGGGGACAAGGTACCAGCGGATGGCAGATTGATAGATGTAAATAATTTAAAAGTTAATGAATCGACTTTAACCGGAGAATGGTTATCAGCATCAAAAGATAATAAAATTTTAGAGGAGGGCATTTCACTTGCGGATAGAGATAATATGGTTTATATGGGCACCGTTGTTGAAGATGGTCGTGCTAAGTTTATTGTCACAAGCAGTGGAATAAAAACAGAAATTGGCAAGATTACTAGCTTGGTTAGGGGCGCAAAAGAAGATGCAACACCTTATCAAAAAAAATTAGCTAATTTTTCTAAAATTATTGGACTCATAATATTATTAATTTGTTTTGCTGTTTTTATTGAGGGTATTTTAGTCGGTAGAAATTTTTTTGAAATTTTTGTTACAGCTGTTGCTGTGGCCGTGGCATCTATTCCTGAGGGCCTACCAGTAGCAATGACAGTTATTTTAGCTATTGGTATGCAGAAAATTTTTAAAAAAAATGGTTTAGTAAGAAAATTGTCTGCAGCTGAGACGCTTGGTAGTACATCAATAATTGCAACCGATAAAACAGGCACATTAACAGAAGGAAAAATGAGTGTAGCGGGAGTTTACACATACGCTGAAAGTAGTCCAGAAGATGAAAGTTTAGTTATTAAAATAGCTATTTTATGTAGTGAGTCTTTTATCGAAAATCCAGAAGATAAACCAGAAAATTGGAAAATTACAGGAATGTCTACGGAAAAATCAATAATTTTAGAGGGGGCTAAATATGATTTCATTAAAAATAAATTAGAAGAATTAGAACCGCAAATTGATCAGATTTCATTTAGTTCTGAATATAAATATTCTACCACACTAAGAAAATCATCTACCAATAATAATGAAAATATTATTTATATGAAAGGTGCTCCGGAGGTAATTTTAGAGAAATCAAAATATTTATATTCAAAAAACAAGAAAATTGAAATAAATAGGGAGCTAAGGGATTTTTTAAACAAAAAGTACGAAAAATTAACTACCGATGGGTATAGAGTTTTAGGCACAGCCTATAAAAACATACAAAGTCAGCACTTAAATCCTGACGAATCTCTACATGATTTAATTTTTGCAGGATTTATTTTTTTAGAAGATCCAGTTCGCAAATCAGCAAAACAGGCTATACAAAAATGTTATCAGGCAGGAATGCGGGCTATTATTGTTACCGGAGATCATAAATTAACCGCAAAGTCGGTTGCAAATAAATTGGGATTAAATATAAAAGACAAAAATATTTTAGAGGGTAGAGATTTAGACAAAATGTCAGAGGAGAAATTTAATTCTAGATTTAAAGATATAGATATTTATGCACGAGTTGAACCTAAACATAAGCTAAGAATTATAAAAGCCTGGCAGGCCGTAGGAGAGGTGGTTGCCATGACAGGCGATGGAATTAATGATACTCCGGCGCTAAAACAAGCTAATATAGGAGTTGCTTTGGGGTCTGGAACAGAAGTCGCAAAAGAGGTTTCAGATATGGTTCTTCTAACAGATGATTTTTCTGTTATTGTATCAGCGGTAGAAGAGGGTAGATCAATCTTAGATAATATAAGAAAGGTAATTACATATCTCTTATCAGATAGTTCTACCGAGATAGTTTTAATAGGGGTTAGTATAATGTTGGGTCTTCCTCTGCCAGTGACAGCTGTTCAGATTTTATGGATCAATTTACTAGAAGATGGGCTTCCCAATATTGCCCTAGCATTTGAGCCGAAAGAAAAAGATTTAATGAAACAAAAACCACAAAGTAAAAATACCCCCCTATTAACAAAAGAAATGAAGATAATTATTTTTGTTATAGGTTTATTAACTGATTTTATACTTTTAGGATTGTTTTTTTGGCTCTGGAATAATAATCATAATATAGAATATGTAAGAACAATTATATTTGCCTCCCTTGCCGTGGATTCTATGTTGTATGTTTTTTGCTGTAAGAGTTTAAGAAAAAATTTGTGGAATATTAATCTGCTGAATAATAAGTTTTTAGTTGGTGCGTGGTTTTTGAGTATTCTGGGTTTGTTATTAGCAGTATATTTACCATTTTTAAATCGATTATTGGGCACAGTTGCCTTGCCAGCATCCCCATGGATAATTATAGGGGGACTGGGACTAATAAATGTTTTGTTAATTGAAATAGTAAAATACTATTTTATTGTTAAACATAAAAAAACATATAAATTAGTTTAA
- a CDS encoding Type 1 glutamine amidotransferase-like domain-containing protein: MKLILGSDYTFILKYGFNLTGISKSEMKIGHIITAYKVSRTHIDFFKKITETIKENGYNIEDFDIEGKTKQEIKDFFKDKNVVYIEAGNTFYLLKAIRETGFADILKELLDEGRVYVGTSCGSYIMCPTIEVANWNQDGKDKFGITDYTALNYVPFVLKVHYNDDKEESVRRNLKNLKHPLHILRDGQGMFCEDGICGFIGDGQEVKF; this comes from the coding sequence ATGAAATTAATACTTGGATCAGATTATACATTTATTCTTAAGTACGGTTTTAATTTAACTGGCATTTCAAAGAGTGAGATGAAAATCGGTCATATTATAACTGCCTATAAAGTGTCTCGTACTCATATAGATTTTTTCAAGAAAATAACAGAGACGATAAAAGAAAATGGCTATAATATCGAAGATTTTGATATAGAAGGGAAAACCAAGCAGGAAATAAAAGATTTTTTTAAAGATAAAAATGTCGTTTACATTGAAGCCGGTAATACTTTCTATTTATTAAAAGCGATAAGAGAAACCGGTTTTGCCGATATTCTTAAAGAGCTACTTGATGAAGGTAGAGTTTATGTTGGCACAAGTTGCGGGTCTTATATTATGTGTCCAACCATCGAGGTAGCCAATTGGAATCAAGACGGTAAAGATAAATTTGGAATAACTGATTATACTGCCTTAAATTATGTGCCCTTTGTTCTAAAGGTTCATTATAATGATGATAAAGAAGAATCAGTGAGGCGAAACTTAAAAAACCTCAAACATCCATTGCATATATTACGAGATGGACAGGGCATGTTTTGCGAAGACGGTATTTGTGGGTTTATCGGAGACGGTCAAGAAGTTAAATTTTAA
- a CDS encoding DUF134 domain-containing protein, producing MTRPQISRLIKFNPNVVYFKPRAVPLSMLEEVELKADELEAIRLCDSKNFEQTEAAKKMKISQSTLQRILTSARQKIAEALVEGKAIKIKKNQ from the coding sequence ATGACAAGACCACAAATATCAAGATTAATAAAATTCAATCCAAACGTAGTTTACTTTAAGCCAAGAGCCGTTCCTCTTTCAATGTTAGAAGAGGTTGAATTGAAGGCTGATGAATTAGAAGCAATTAGACTGTGTGATTCTAAAAATTTTGAGCAAACAGAGGCGGCGAAGAAAATGAAGATTTCCCAAAGCACATTACAAAGAATTCTAACATCAGCTAGACAAAAAATTGCCGAGGCTTTGGTTGAAGGCAAAGCGATTAAAATAAAAAAGAATCAATAA